Proteins from a single region of Bacteroidota bacterium:
- a CDS encoding CapA family protein gives MMRFLFLLLVIPCFGMQSTCGSSGSVVIANTDTIPKSDSLVQFTISSVGDLMCHSTQFNYARVGEDTFHFEPCFEYILPWLQKPDLLLGNLETTLAGNSKPYSGYPYFNTPDDYVIALKNIGFDFIITANNHSNDNGEKAILRTLDVLHDLNLPTTGTFKSAKDRDSIRIMDVKGVKVGIVAFSYSTNGNPLAEGKPYLVNLCDSALIAKDIAASRKAGAELVIVFYHFGEEYQRLPNAYQQNFVNYAVACGADLILGSHPHVLQPADFFKGVNSTLDTGFVAYSMGNFISNQQDEYTDEGVVFNIHLEKNLNTNSIKIVSVDYVPTWVYKGKNDAKKLHVVFPVFNAQDSSLPEFVNKYYADEVLKAITHTAATMSTYTDKIKPVVIK, from the coding sequence ATGATGCGTTTCTTATTTCTTCTGCTGGTGATACCTTGTTTTGGTATGCAATCCACTTGCGGAAGCTCCGGTTCTGTTGTAATTGCTAATACTGACACAATTCCCAAGTCAGATTCACTTGTGCAATTTACCATATCCTCTGTTGGCGATTTGATGTGTCACAGTACCCAATTTAATTATGCCCGCGTTGGTGAGGATACCTTTCACTTTGAACCATGTTTTGAATATATATTGCCCTGGTTACAAAAGCCGGATTTATTGCTAGGCAATCTCGAGACTACACTGGCAGGTAACTCGAAACCTTATTCAGGCTACCCTTATTTTAATACGCCTGATGATTATGTAATTGCATTAAAAAACATTGGATTTGATTTTATCATAACGGCTAATAATCACAGTAATGATAATGGTGAAAAGGCAATACTCAGAACACTTGATGTATTGCATGATTTAAATCTGCCAACTACAGGAACCTTTAAATCAGCAAAAGACCGTGATTCAATCAGGATCATGGATGTTAAAGGTGTAAAAGTTGGTATAGTTGCCTTCTCCTACTCTACTAACGGCAATCCGCTTGCTGAAGGAAAACCATATCTGGTTAATTTATGCGACTCTGCATTAATTGCAAAAGATATTGCCGCTAGCAGAAAAGCAGGAGCTGAACTGGTTATTGTATTTTATCATTTTGGAGAAGAATATCAGCGTTTACCAAATGCTTATCAGCAAAATTTCGTAAATTATGCAGTAGCATGTGGGGCAGATTTAATTTTAGGAAGTCACCCGCATGTTTTGCAGCCTGCCGATTTTTTCAAAGGGGTAAACAGTACTTTAGATACCGGATTTGTTGCTTATTCGATGGGTAATTTTATCAGCAATCAACAGGATGAGTATACAGATGAGGGTGTGGTTTTTAATATCCATCTGGAAAAAAACCTCAACACGAATTCTATCAAAATAGTATCAGTAGATTATGTTCCAACGTGGGTATATAAAGGTAAAAACGACGCGAAAAAACTGCATGTCGTATTTCCGGTTTTTAATGCACAGGATAGCAGTTTACCGGAATTTGTAAATAAGTATTATGCAGATGAAGTTTTGAAGGCTATAACCCATACTGCAGCTACAATGAGCACCTATACCGATAAGATTAAACCTGTTGTAATTAAATGA
- a CDS encoding PKD domain-containing protein, giving the protein MIRTVFTLAFCFITLFVAAQSVTKRVLFIGNSYVYTNNLPQELANVAASMGDEVIFDSNAPGGYTFELHSTNTTTLSKIATGTWDYVVLQEQSQIPSFPIDQVETECFPFATILNDSIIAANACTETVFFMTWGRKEGDAGNCPFWPPVCTYSGMDSLLNLRYRMMAEDNDALLSPVGQVWHYIRDNHPEIELYNADMSHPSSAGTYAAAITFYSLLFQKDPNSIIYNGTLSSTDATAIKNAAQAVVFDSLEVWHVYDYLPKSEFDFYNSGVYAEFSNYSTNADSYLWKFGDGTESVEVNPTHTYPAPGSYNIGLYAMRCGLIDSSYKTITTATLAIADNNPEFKVNLVANPVHSILSFQVDNYFKIQCEIYNYTGTKILDFPLQANSVSYPLEGWQSGSYLLVFRDEQGIVVNTTGFIKL; this is encoded by the coding sequence ATGATTCGAACCGTTTTTACCCTCGCATTTTGCTTTATAACGCTTTTCGTTGCCGCTCAATCTGTTACTAAACGAGTGCTTTTTATAGGCAACAGCTATGTTTATACTAATAATCTGCCTCAGGAATTAGCTAACGTGGCTGCATCTATGGGCGACGAAGTGATTTTTGACAGTAATGCTCCGGGTGGATATACATTCGAACTCCATTCAACCAATACTACTACTTTATCAAAAATAGCAACCGGAACATGGGATTATGTGGTGCTGCAGGAACAAAGCCAAATTCCATCTTTCCCTATCGATCAGGTAGAAACGGAATGTTTTCCATTTGCGACAATTCTGAACGATTCAATTATTGCAGCGAATGCATGCACAGAAACGGTGTTTTTTATGACCTGGGGAAGAAAAGAAGGAGATGCCGGCAATTGCCCTTTCTGGCCACCGGTTTGCACGTATTCGGGTATGGATAGTCTGCTGAACCTCCGTTATAGGATGATGGCTGAGGATAATGATGCACTTTTATCTCCCGTTGGACAGGTTTGGCATTATATACGCGACAATCATCCTGAAATCGAACTATATAATGCTGATATGAGCCATCCATCATCTGCAGGTACCTATGCAGCAGCAATAACATTTTACAGTCTACTGTTTCAGAAAGACCCAAATTCAATAATTTATAATGGCACTTTATCTTCAACAGATGCTACTGCTATAAAAAATGCAGCACAAGCAGTTGTTTTCGATAGCCTTGAAGTTTGGCACGTTTACGATTATTTACCGAAGTCTGAATTCGACTTTTACAACAGTGGAGTCTATGCTGAATTTTCAAATTACTCCACGAATGCTGACAGCTATTTATGGAAATTTGGCGATGGCACTGAATCTGTTGAAGTTAATCCGACACACACTTATCCTGCTCCCGGCTCATACAATATTGGATTATATGCGATGCGTTGCGGGTTGATTGATTCTTCCTATAAAACAATAACAACTGCAACACTTGCAATTGCAGATAATAATCCTGAATTCAAAGTTAATTTAGTAGCTAACCCTGTTCATTCAATTTTATCGTTTCAGGTAGATAATTACTTTAAAATTCAATGTGAAATTTACAACTACACCGGGACTAAAATATTAGATTTTCCACTGCAGGCAAATTCGGTATCATACCCATTGGAAGGATGGCAATCGGGTAGCTATTTATTAGTATTTAGAGATGAACAAGGAATAGTGGTAAATACAACAGGATTTATAAAATTATAA
- a CDS encoding LptE family protein produces MNKTTITYGFLLMCCLSLISATCNVSLSGAKIPLDVKTLTINYFPNQAALVAPALSQTFTEALKDKFLRESDLTLADNGGDWELSGAIVKYESTPIAPTGTETTALNRLSITIKVDFISRKNETENWNQTFMRYEDFESTKTLSQVEGDLLPKLSEQLADDIYQKLTQNW; encoded by the coding sequence ATGAATAAAACCACCATTACATACGGTTTCCTTTTAATGTGTTGTTTATCATTGATATCCGCAACGTGTAATGTTTCATTAAGTGGCGCAAAAATTCCACTTGATGTAAAAACATTAACGATCAATTATTTCCCTAATCAGGCAGCTTTGGTGGCGCCGGCTTTAAGCCAAACCTTTACGGAAGCTTTAAAAGATAAATTTTTACGGGAATCTGATTTAACTTTAGCCGATAATGGAGGCGATTGGGAATTGAGTGGCGCTATTGTGAAGTATGAAAGTACGCCAATAGCCCCGACAGGAACCGAAACAACAGCGCTTAACCGCTTAAGTATCACCATAAAAGTAGATTTTATCAGCCGTAAAAATGAAACGGAAAACTGGAATCAAACGTTTATGCGATATGAAGATTTTGAAAGCACAAAAACGCTTTCACAGGTAGAAGGTGATTTGTTGCCAAAATTGTCAGAACAACTGGCAGATGATATTTATCAAAAACTAACGCAAAACTGGTAA
- a CDS encoding sigma-54-dependent Fis family transcriptional regulator — protein sequence MADEIQSIKQRFGIIGNAPELNYALSIASRVAPTNLTVLITGESGVGKEIFSQIIHQYSTRKHGPFIAVNCGAIPEGTIDSELFGHVKGSFTNALDDRKGYFETVTGGTIFLDEVGELPIGTQARLLRVLESGEFIRVGSSKTQKTDVRVVAATNVDLHKLISEGKFREDLFYRLNTVPITVPALRERKEDIFLLFRKFTSDFSEKYRTPSIILDTDAVELLKNYPWPGNIRELKNIAEQVSVLSSDKQVTAADLLHFIPHNRQASLPMITSGKNGNELSERELLYKVLFDMKKDLNDLKQFVLHMAEANQLKTDGQVNADFFEQQNDLQTLVPQMPTEIINKQPVLINHNNTQSHEIVEESLSLIDKEKELIMKALNKHKGKRKDAALDLGISERTLYRKIKEYNIDE from the coding sequence ATGGCAGACGAAATTCAATCGATAAAACAACGATTTGGCATTATAGGCAATGCACCTGAACTTAATTATGCATTAAGTATCGCATCGCGTGTTGCACCAACAAATCTTACCGTTTTAATTACAGGTGAAAGTGGGGTAGGGAAGGAAATTTTTTCTCAGATTATTCATCAATATTCAACACGTAAACATGGTCCTTTTATTGCCGTAAACTGCGGTGCAATTCCGGAAGGAACCATTGATTCAGAATTATTCGGTCACGTGAAAGGTTCATTTACCAATGCGTTGGACGATAGAAAAGGATATTTTGAAACCGTTACCGGTGGAACAATATTTTTAGATGAAGTTGGTGAATTGCCAATAGGCACGCAAGCCAGGTTGTTAAGGGTTTTAGAAAGCGGAGAATTTATTCGTGTCGGTTCATCTAAAACACAAAAAACAGATGTGCGTGTTGTTGCAGCAACGAATGTTGATTTGCATAAATTAATCAGCGAAGGAAAATTCCGTGAAGATTTATTTTATCGGTTAAACACCGTGCCAATTACTGTCCCTGCTTTGCGTGAACGTAAAGAAGATATCTTTTTATTATTCCGAAAATTCACCAGCGATTTTTCAGAAAAATACCGAACACCATCAATCATTCTCGATACGGATGCAGTTGAATTATTAAAAAATTATCCATGGCCCGGTAATATCCGCGAATTAAAAAATATTGCCGAACAGGTTTCCGTTTTAAGTTCAGATAAACAGGTAACGGCTGCCGATTTATTACATTTTATTCCGCATAACAGGCAAGCATCACTACCGATGATAACCTCCGGAAAAAATGGTAATGAATTAAGTGAACGCGAATTGTTATACAAGGTACTTTTTGATATGAAAAAAGACCTGAACGATTTAAAACAATTTGTGCTGCACATGGCTGAAGCGAATCAGTTAAAAACCGACGGGCAGGTAAATGCAGATTTTTTTGAACAACAAAATGATTTGCAAACCTTAGTTCCGCAAATGCCAACTGAAATTATTAATAAACAACCTGTTCTAATTAACCACAATAATACCCAGTCGCACGAAATTGTTGAAGAATCATTATCGTTAATCGACAAAGAAAAAGAACTGATAATGAAGGCATTGAATAAACACAAAGGAAAAAGAAAAGATGCTGCACTCGATTTGGGTATTTCGGAACGAACATTGTATAGAAAAATAAAAGAATATAATATCGATGAATAA
- a CDS encoding multicopper oxidase family protein, with protein MNRRSFLRNTLAGTAAVAVTPAAFLASCGEIVPPATVFAVGGLEVPAPPFTNEFRTLNVNSASSATITASKNLLTLIGITETFCFGYNADSIWGPTLKITKGNTANITLTNNINETTNLNFRGLTLDASVSDSVETGLENGGSKTYNFTVNNRAGLYMYQPHYQKSAGYQTNLGLGGFFLVEDSEESSLNLPEGELKSTTIIVSDKRFNDQNQMYYGPNPGEQMAGFFGGTILVNGVQGPFKNVSTRIHRLRIANGSNARIFNFGLTDIATNADVPFRIIGGDCGLLKTTGGDITTILLAPGERVDTLVDLSAMAEGTEIMLNSRSFTGGGDYQGTLGFDIMKFVITLAETETYSIPDSLSDVTTLTEGDVTGETRNLNISNGNITQDEAEQNTASMHVISGETYDAGTVNYTVTAGTTEKWVFNNTDGKEPRAMHIQGVQFQILSREGGRGTTKIWERSWKDTVLMLPGETVTCLVPFTVAPGKYNVVCTNLENSDSGLMHTIEVV; from the coding sequence ATGAACAGAAGATCATTTTTAAGAAACACCCTTGCAGGAACGGCTGCGGTTGCTGTAACTCCGGCTGCCTTTTTAGCAAGTTGTGGTGAAATTGTTCCCCCTGCTACAGTATTTGCGGTTGGCGGACTTGAAGTTCCAGCCCCGCCATTTACCAATGAGTTTAGAACTTTAAACGTAAATTCGGCATCAAGCGCAACGATAACAGCCTCTAAAAATCTATTGACACTGATTGGTATTACAGAAACGTTCTGTTTTGGATATAATGCTGACAGTATTTGGGGACCAACATTAAAAATTACAAAGGGTAATACTGCAAACATTACTTTAACCAATAATATTAACGAAACTACTAACCTGAATTTCCGCGGATTAACGTTAGATGCAAGTGTATCTGACAGCGTTGAAACAGGATTAGAAAACGGCGGTTCAAAAACATACAACTTTACGGTGAATAATCGTGCCGGTTTGTATATGTATCAGCCGCACTATCAAAAATCTGCAGGTTACCAGACAAATCTTGGTTTGGGTGGATTTTTCCTTGTTGAGGATAGCGAAGAATCATCATTAAACTTACCGGAAGGCGAATTAAAATCTACTACAATTATTGTTTCTGATAAACGTTTCAACGATCAGAATCAGATGTATTACGGACCAAATCCGGGCGAACAAATGGCCGGTTTCTTTGGTGGAACGATATTAGTTAACGGTGTTCAGGGACCATTTAAAAATGTTTCTACAAGAATTCATCGTTTACGTATTGCCAATGGCAGTAATGCAAGAATATTCAACTTTGGTTTAACTGATATTGCAACAAATGCAGATGTTCCATTCCGCATTATAGGTGGTGATTGTGGTTTATTAAAAACTACCGGTGGTGATATTACAACCATTTTATTGGCTCCGGGTGAACGTGTAGATACATTAGTTGACTTATCTGCTATGGCAGAAGGCACTGAGATTATGTTGAACAGCCGTTCGTTTACAGGTGGTGGAGACTACCAGGGAACGCTTGGGTTTGATATCATGAAATTTGTAATCACACTTGCTGAAACTGAAACATATTCTATTCCGGACAGCCTTTCAGATGTTACTACCTTAACTGAAGGTGATGTAACGGGCGAAACCCGCAATTTAAATATCAGCAATGGCAATATCACACAGGATGAAGCTGAACAAAACACTGCAAGCATGCATGTTATCAGCGGTGAAACATATGATGCCGGAACAGTAAATTATACAGTTACTGCCGGAACAACCGAAAAATGGGTATTTAACAATACAGATGGTAAAGAACCTCGTGCAATGCATATTCAGGGTGTTCAATTCCAGATTTTATCACGCGAAGGTGGCCGTGGAACTACCAAAATTTGGGAACGTTCATGGAAAGACACCGTGTTGATGTTACCTGGTGAAACCGTTACCTGTCTTGTTCCTTTCACTGTTGCTCCGGGTAAATACAACGTTGTTTGTACTAACCTCGAAAATTCAGATTCAGGATTGATGCATACTATTGAAGTCGTATAA
- a CDS encoding S26 family signal peptidase, protein MESIIPIGYWIFFIFSIVGTLVGLYKLFEKAGEAGWKALVPFYNAYICVKITGKKMSWFIMLMIPVLNVVVWLLMANEISKVFGKDSFWGYVGSMMIPYIYFLKLGFDKDVKYIGPHESAKKSAAREWGDAIAFAVVAATLIRTFFFEAYTIPTTSMESTLKAGDFLFVSKFHYGARFPITPLAFPFAHHTMPITGTKAFSDKVQLPYMRFPGIEKIHRNSPVVFNFPEGDTVYLPNQTNSYYSLLMNDARRMQAYDKANNNVEKPYGYYFNYMRTQYQQSGDLAYRPVDKRDNYIKRCVGLPGDSIQVSDGVLYVNGKKAFIAEHQQKSYDIKFKENINVLSAGNILTDMKLNPMDFQDTVMMGKNLVLTANMSIADAAALGKNKAVESVSLNHYDRLRYGDFALFPHNPKGMPNSVDDFSAIWIPKKGATVEITPESYYAYKRIIEVYEHNNVSRDKKGFVYIDGKKITSYTFKQNYYWMMGDNRHRSYDSRYWGYVPEDHIVGKPLLVWFSWDKNLPLLKRIGSIRTDRMFKFI, encoded by the coding sequence ATGGAAAGTATTATTCCTATTGGGTATTGGATTTTCTTTATTTTTTCGATAGTAGGAACCCTGGTTGGTTTGTATAAATTATTTGAAAAAGCCGGCGAGGCAGGATGGAAAGCACTTGTTCCATTTTATAATGCATATATCTGTGTTAAAATAACCGGAAAAAAAATGAGCTGGTTTATCATGTTAATGATACCGGTTTTAAATGTGGTTGTTTGGTTATTAATGGCAAATGAAATTTCAAAAGTATTCGGTAAAGATTCATTTTGGGGATATGTTGGATCGATGATGATTCCTTATATCTATTTCTTAAAACTTGGTTTTGATAAAGATGTAAAATATATCGGTCCGCATGAATCTGCTAAAAAAAGTGCAGCACGTGAATGGGGCGATGCAATTGCATTTGCTGTTGTTGCTGCTACATTAATTCGCACCTTCTTTTTTGAAGCATATACTATTCCTACCACATCAATGGAGAGCACGCTAAAAGCGGGTGACTTTTTATTTGTGAGTAAGTTTCATTACGGTGCAAGATTTCCAATCACGCCATTAGCATTTCCATTTGCTCATCACACAATGCCGATTACGGGGACAAAAGCATTTTCTGATAAAGTGCAATTACCCTATATGCGTTTTCCGGGCATTGAAAAAATACATCGCAACAGCCCTGTGGTATTTAATTTCCCTGAAGGCGATACCGTTTATCTCCCCAACCAAACCAACAGTTATTATTCGTTATTAATGAATGATGCGAGAAGAATGCAGGCTTATGATAAAGCGAATAATAATGTTGAGAAACCATACGGATATTATTTTAATTATATGCGCACACAATATCAGCAAAGTGGCGATTTAGCTTATCGTCCGGTTGATAAACGCGATAACTATATTAAACGTTGTGTGGGTTTACCGGGTGATTCTATTCAGGTTAGTGATGGTGTGTTATATGTAAATGGCAAGAAGGCATTTATTGCTGAACATCAACAAAAATCGTATGATATTAAATTCAAAGAAAATATTAATGTTTTATCAGCGGGTAATATTTTAACCGATATGAAACTCAATCCAATGGATTTTCAGGATACGGTGATGATGGGAAAAAATTTAGTGCTGACAGCAAATATGAGTATTGCCGATGCAGCAGCACTGGGTAAAAACAAAGCTGTGGAAAGTGTATCATTAAATCATTACGACAGACTACGTTATGGTGATTTTGCGTTATTTCCACATAATCCGAAAGGTATGCCAAATTCTGTTGATGATTTTTCAGCAATCTGGATTCCTAAAAAGGGAGCAACTGTAGAAATAACCCCGGAAAGTTATTATGCTTACAAACGTATTATTGAAGTGTATGAGCACAATAATGTTTCGCGTGATAAAAAAGGATTTGTTTACATAGATGGCAAAAAAATTACATCTTATACCTTTAAACAAAACTATTACTGGATGATGGGTGATAACCGCCATCGTTCATATGATTCACGTTATTGGGGTTATGTACCTGAAGACCATATTGTAGGCAAACCATTATTAGTTTGGTTTAGCTGGGATAAAAATTTACCGTTGCTGAAACGAATTGGTTCGATTCGAACAGACCGGATGTTTAAATTTATTTAA
- the secG gene encoding preprotein translocase subunit SecG — protein MLFTIIIIIAIIAAVLLGLVVLIQNPKGGGLSGSFGGTANQIFGYKRTTDDIEKITWALVIIVFTLCLSAVAVKPTQSAENQGGGIGTEADRSAATQGVIQNTEDPNAQPIETQPEGGEQPVADPQSN, from the coding sequence ATGTTATTTACAATCATTATAATTATTGCAATCATTGCAGCTGTGTTGCTTGGTCTTGTAGTGTTAATTCAAAACCCTAAAGGTGGTGGATTAAGTGGTTCATTTGGTGGAACTGCCAATCAGATTTTTGGTTACAAAAGAACAACCGACGATATCGAAAAAATTACATGGGCACTGGTAATCATTGTGTTTACACTATGTTTATCTGCTGTTGCCGTAAAACCTACACAAAGTGCTGAAAATCAGGGTGGTGGAATTGGAACTGAAGCTGATCGTTCAGCAGCTACTCAAGGTGTAATCCAAAACACAGAAGATCCTAATGCTCAACCTATTGAAACTCAGCCTGAAGGTGGCGAACAACCGGTTGCTGATCCTCAAAGTAATTAA
- a CDS encoding DUF4294 domain-containing protein produces the protein MKSIISSLLFLFSVQMVSAQIGNPFKGEEADTVYYMQLDSFTVTARPLKNYNYSKYENIVIKVYPYADSAVQYIRQLEQLKFEKRKDEKEYKKELEDKLRATFEDKLKNLTRSQGEVLIDIIERNTNRSMYDILKEYKSGSSAFWWNSLSKAYGYDLKDKYNPDNNPTLEGIIQAYEKKHKK, from the coding sequence ATGAAATCGATTATTTCAAGCTTGTTATTCCTATTTTCTGTTCAGATGGTATCTGCACAAATTGGCAACCCCTTTAAAGGAGAAGAGGCAGATACTGTTTATTATATGCAGCTCGATTCATTTACCGTTACGGCCCGTCCTTTAAAAAACTACAATTATTCCAAATATGAAAATATTGTCATAAAAGTTTATCCCTATGCTGATTCAGCAGTACAATATATCAGGCAATTAGAGCAGTTGAAATTTGAAAAAAGGAAAGATGAAAAGGAATATAAAAAAGAGCTGGAAGATAAATTGCGTGCAACATTTGAAGACAAATTAAAAAATTTGACGCGCTCGCAGGGAGAAGTTTTAATTGATATTATTGAACGCAATACCAATCGTTCGATGTATGATATTTTAAAAGAATATAAAAGTGGCAGTTCTGCATTTTGGTGGAATAGTTTAAGTAAAGCTTATGGTTATGATTTAAAAGATAAATACAATCCGGATAATAATCCGACTTTAGAAGGCATTATTCAGGCTTACGAGAAAAAACACAAAAAATAA
- the miaB gene encoding tRNA (N6-isopentenyl adenosine(37)-C2)-methylthiotransferase MiaB, producing MYDNNPTLEGLELNKPLEEFRQGEALGSEEMEKAASAKKFYIESYGCQMNFSDSEIVASILFEHGFGLTKNHEEADLILLNTCAIRDNAEQRVRNRLKELKSVKKNKPDALIGMLGCMAERLKADLLEEEKLVDIVCGPDAYRDLPALVSSADDGQKAVNVLLSREETYSDISPLRLDSNGVTAFISIMRGCDNMCSFCVVPFTRGRERSRNAFSIEAEARELFERGYKEVTLLGQNVDSYKWENPETGNTINFAQLLTMVAEVAPELRVRFSTSHPKDITDEVLYAMAKYDNICNYIHLPVQSGNSRVLELMNRTYDREWYLNRIDAIRRIVPDCGLSTDVITGFCSETEEEHQDTLSLMEMVQYDMAYMFFYSERPGTLAARKYADDIPHEVKIRRLNEIIQLQTKHSAARNQADIGKTFRILVEKRSKRSEKDMCGRNDQNKMVVFPAENIKSGDYVNVKITSATSATLIGVMV from the coding sequence ATGTACGATAATAATCCAACACTGGAAGGATTAGAGTTAAATAAGCCATTGGAAGAGTTTCGTCAGGGTGAAGCTCTAGGTAGTGAGGAGATGGAAAAAGCCGCTTCTGCCAAGAAATTCTATATAGAAAGTTATGGCTGTCAGATGAATTTTAGCGATAGTGAAATTGTTGCTTCTATATTATTTGAACATGGGTTTGGGCTGACAAAAAACCATGAAGAGGCGGATTTGATTTTGTTGAATACCTGCGCCATTCGCGATAATGCTGAACAACGTGTGCGCAACCGACTCAAAGAACTTAAATCGGTGAAAAAAAATAAACCGGATGCGCTTATTGGCATGCTGGGTTGTATGGCTGAACGTTTAAAGGCTGATTTATTAGAAGAAGAAAAATTAGTAGATATTGTTTGTGGCCCTGATGCTTATCGCGATTTACCGGCTTTGGTTAGCAGCGCCGATGATGGTCAAAAAGCTGTAAACGTATTATTAAGTCGGGAAGAAACTTATAGTGATATTAGTCCCTTACGCCTCGATTCAAATGGGGTAACTGCTTTTATTTCCATTATGCGTGGTTGCGACAATATGTGTTCATTTTGTGTGGTGCCATTTACTCGAGGTCGCGAACGCAGCAGAAATGCATTTTCAATTGAAGCAGAAGCACGCGAATTATTTGAACGTGGTTATAAAGAGGTTACACTTTTAGGTCAAAATGTAGATTCATACAAATGGGAAAACCCTGAAACGGGTAATACCATCAATTTTGCACAATTATTAACCATGGTTGCAGAGGTTGCACCTGAACTACGCGTTCGTTTTTCAACTTCACATCCAAAAGATATTACCGATGAAGTATTATATGCCATGGCTAAATACGATAACATCTGTAATTATATTCACTTACCTGTTCAATCAGGAAATTCAAGAGTGTTAGAATTAATGAATCGCACTTATGACCGCGAATGGTATCTAAACCGTATTGATGCAATTCGTCGTATTGTTCCGGATTGTGGTTTGTCAACCGATGTTATTACCGGATTTTGCTCTGAAACTGAAGAAGAACATCAGGACACTTTAAGTTTGATGGAAATGGTGCAGTATGATATGGCATATATGTTTTTTTACAGCGAACGTCCCGGCACTTTAGCTGCAAGAAAATATGCTGATGATATTCCGCATGAAGTAAAAATTCGTCGTTTAAACGAAATCATTCAATTACAAACAAAACATTCTGCAGCCCGCAATCAGGCTGATATCGGTAAAACATTCCGAATATTAGTTGAGAAACGATCAAAACGTTCCGAAAAAGATATGTGTGGCAGAAACGACCAGAATAAAATGGTTGTATTCCCTGCAGAAAATATTAAATCAGGCGATTACGTCAATGTGAAAATAACCAGCGCTACTTCTGCAACATTAATTGGAGTAATGGTTTAA